The following coding sequences lie in one Rutidosis leptorrhynchoides isolate AG116_Rl617_1_P2 chromosome 6, CSIRO_AGI_Rlap_v1, whole genome shotgun sequence genomic window:
- the LOC139855966 gene encoding aspartic proteinase 36-like — protein MFKIISLISLLLISLSVVATNDGEFRGAVFEVNSKFSGKERSLSLFKAHDDLRHLQILASGVDLPLGGTGRPDAVGLYYARIGIGTPPNEYYVQVDTGSDIMWVNCVQCQNCPNRGYNGLELTLYNPEDSLTGQTVTCLQDFCVEINGGAVTGCKTNASCLYTENYGDGSFSTGYFVSDIVQYASVSGDLETKMANGSVIFGCGLQQSGELGSSDEALDGILGFGKSNSSIISQLASSGKVKKMFAHCLDGENGGGIFAIGHVIQPKVNSTPLIPDEPHYSVNVTGIEVGTQFLNLTINTHLRDKRRTIIDSGTTLAYLPDAIYNPLINEIVAWQPDLRLLHDQYTCFEFSGSVDDAFPAVTFYFENSLSLNVYPHDYLFAVENNLCFGWQNIGMDSLSTMDTILLGDLVLSNKLVLYDLENQTIGWTEYNCSSSIKLRDEITGSVHLVGPHSIPSAGSRTHCTYLISILVMALLQYVIS, from the exons ATGTTTAAAATCATCAGCTTAATTTCATTACTTCTAATTTCTCTTTCTGTTGTTGCGACTAACGACGGCGAATTTCGCGGTGCTGTTTTCGAAGTAAATTCAAAGTTCTCCGGCAAGGAACGGTCACTAAGTCTTTTTAAAGCTCACGATGACCTCCGTCACCTTCAAATTTTAGCATCTGGTGTCGATCTACCGCTCGGTGGAACCGGTCGTCCTGATGCCGTAGG TCTGTACTATGCGAGAATTGGAATTGGAACTCCACCAAATGAATATTATGTGCAAGTAGATACTGGAAGTGATATAATGTGGGTCAACTGTGTACAATGTCAAAATTGCCCCAACAGGGGTTATAATGGG CTGGAGCTTACTTTATACAATCCTGAAGATTCATTAACAGGGCAAACGGTTACATGTTTGCAAGATTTCTGTGTAGAGATCAATGGTGGTGCAGTTACTGGTTGCAAGACCAATGCATCATGTCTGTATACTGAGAATTATGGTGATGGGAGCTTTAGTACTGGTTACTTTGTATCAGATATTGTTCAATATGCCAGTGTCTCAGGTGACTTGGAAACTAAGATGGCAAATGGAAGTGTTATATTCGG GTGCGGTTTGCAGCAATCTGGGGAGCTTGGCTCTTCTGATGAAGCTCTTGATGGGATTCTTGGTTTTGGAAAATCAAATTCATCCATCATTTCTCAGTTGGCTTCATCCGGGAAGGTGAAAAAGATGTTTGCACATTGTCTTGATGGTGAAAATGGTGGTGGTATTTTTGCAATTGGGCATGTTATTCAGCCGAAAGTTAACTCAACGCCGTTGATTCCAGATGA GCCTCATTATTCTGTCAATGTTACGGGGATTGAAGTGGGAACGCAATTTCTAAATCTGACAATAAATACGCATTTAAGGGACAAGAGAAGAACAATAATAGATAGCGGTACAACATTGGCTTATCTTCCAGACGCAATCTACAATCCATTGATTAATGAG ATAGTCGCATGGCAGCCTGATTTGAGATTACTTCATGACCAATATACGTGCTTTGAATTCTCCGGAAG TGTCGATGATGCATTTCCTGCAGTTACGTTTTACTTTGAAAATTCACTTTCATTGAATGTTTATCCTCATGATTACCTATTCGCCGTC GAAAATAACTTGTGTTTTGGCTGGCAAAATATTGGCATGGATTCATTAAGTACGATGGACACAATTTTATTGGGAG ATTTGGTACTATCCAATAAGCTAGTCTTATATGATCTTGAGAACCAAACAATTGGATGGACCGAGTATAACT GCTCTTCCAGCATAAAATTGAGGGATGAGATTACGGGTTCGGTGCATTTAGTAGGTCCTCATTCTATTCCATCTGCCGGAAGCCGTACTCATTGTACATATCTGATATCAATTTTGGTGATGGCCCTACTTCAGTATGTGATATCATAA
- the LOC139851501 gene encoding uncharacterized protein — translation MQFSGAVRSPYSTPSNFISHLLATDVSPLNFISININNANNNLFICRSSLTPKRPLSPSLSTPKVSINGDVSKNQIIDLIDDDNDVVRQARRSADWKAARAHLDNGIVYQGRVEGSNGGGLLVRFYSLVGFLPYPQLSPSHSCKEPDKPIQEIAKTLAGSLISVKVIHAEEDKRKLIFSEKEASWSKYSNSVKIGNIYQAKVGSVEDYGAFAHLQFPDGSYHLTGLVHVSEVSWDLVQDVRDILNEGDDVKVKVIGVDRNKSRITLSIKQLEEDPLLETLEKVIPQDGSSNSSADDTGDYVIEPLSGLETIIEELLQEDGIIDVKITRQGFEKRVVSQDLQLWLSNAPPNGNQFTLLARAGRQVQEIQLVTSLNQVGIKTALQRVLERVP, via the exons ATGCAATTCTCCGGCGCAGTACGATCGCCGTATTCCACCCCTTCAAATTTTATTTCTCACTTACTCGCCACCGATGTTTCTCCTCTAAATTTTATTTCCATTAACATTAACAATGctaataataatttatttatttgtCGAAGCTCATTAACTCCTAAAAGACCGTTATCACCTTCATTGTCAACACCTAAGGTTTCTATCAACGGTGACGTCTCCAAAAATCAAATTATTGATCTTATCGATGACGATAACGACGTCGTTCGCCAAGCTCGG AGATCTGCTGATTGGAAGGCAGCAAGGGCTCATTTGGATAATGGAATTGTATATCAAGGCAGAGTTGAAGGATCaaacggtggtggcttgttggTTCGGTTTTATTCTCTTGTCGGCTTTCTTCCTTATCCGCAATTGAGCCCTTCACATTCTTGCAAAG AACCAGACAAACCCATCCAAGAGATCGCCAAAACCCTAGCTGGTTCTCTCATTTCTGTTAAG GTTATTCATGCTGAAGAAGATAAAAGGAAACTGATATTTTCAGAGAAAGAAGCTAGTTGGTCAAAGTATTCCAATTCTGTAAAAATAGGAAATATTTATCAAGCAAAAGTTGGCTCGGTTGAAGACTATGGTGCCTTCGCTCATTTGCAGTTTCCAGATG GCTCTTACCATCTTACTGGACTCGTACATGTGTCCGAAGTGTCTTGGGATTTGGTTCAAGATGTTAGGGATATTTTGAACGAGGGTGATGACGTTAAGGTCAAAGTCATTGGTGTTGATAG GAATAAATCAAGAATTACATTGTCAATTAAGCAATTAGAGGAAGATCCCCTATTGGAAACTTTGGAGAAAGTTATTCCTcag GATGGTTCGAGTAATTCAAGTGCAGATGATACCGGTGACTATGTAATTGAGCCACTTTCAGGACTTGAAACGATAATCGAAGAGCTATTACAAGAAGATGG AATAATCGATGTAAAAATAACACGTCAAGGATTCGAGAAACGTGTGGTATCACAAGATCTACAGCTTTGGTTGTCAAAT GCACCACCTAATGGAAATCAGTTCACTCTCCTTGCTCGAGCTGGAAGACAG GTACAGGAAATACAACTAGTGACTTCACTCAATCAAGTTGGGATTAAAACAGCGTTGCAAAGAGTACTGGAGCGTGTTCCATGA
- the LOC139855682 gene encoding amino acid transporter AVT1H, with product MKIFSIFSNSKSSNSSKEQMVTESTHGANFAVKWVDSCEACLEDGKKSCKCENDSIGNEELQYETKNDLNDNDARPVEANSSFLNSAMNMIGMLIGLGQLSTPYALENGGWISCFLLIALGIASAYTSHLLGKCLQNNKKTRNYTDIGFHAFGRHGRAITASFIYLEIFMALVSYTISLHDNLNMVFLGTNVHFPWAHHLSTSQVLTVFAVLVALPSLWLRDLSSISFLSTGGIIMSLMIFVTVACTTFFGGVSANHVIPALRLRNIPHISGLYIFSYGGHIVFPDIHRAMKDPSKFTKVSIVSFTCVTLLYISLGFMGAKLFGPEVNSQITLSMPRGLIFTKIALWATVLTPMTKYALEFAPLAIQLEHKFLYSMKSQTKMIIRGIVGSILLLLILVLALSVPYFQYVLGLTGSLVTVAIVLILPSVFYIKIFWNNISKPVLALNLFLIAIGFLLSVSGTISSLKLLVENFERVHSAS from the exons ATGAAAATATTTTCAATATTTTCTAACTCAAAGAGTTCAAATAGTTCTAAAGAACAAATGGTTACCGAGTCAACTCATGGAGCGAACTTTGCAGTGAAATGGGTGGATAGCTGTGAAGCTTGTTTAGAAGACGGCAAGAAGTCTTGCAAATGCGAAAATGATAGTATTGGTAATGAAGAGTTACAATATGAGACTAAGAACGACTTAAATGACAATGATGCACGCCCTGTTGAAGCCAATAGTTCGTTCCTTAATTCGGCCATGAACATGATTGGAATGCTCATAG GACTCGGCCAACTCTCAACACCATACGCGCTAGAAAACGGAGGATGGATTTCATGTTTCTTACTTATAGCACTTGGAATCGCATCCGCATACACCTCCCACCTGCTCGGAAAATGCTTACAAAACAACAAGAAAACACGAAACTACACTGACATCGGGTTCCACGCCTTTGGGAGACATGGAAGAGCCATAACAGCATCATTCATCTACTTAGAGATCTTTATGGCTCTTGTTTCCTACACAATATCATTACATGACAATTTAAATATGGTTTTTCTAGGAACAAATGTTCATTTCCCATGGGCCCATCATTTATCAACCTCTCAAGTTCTCACCGTGTTCGCAGTGTTGGTGGCCTTACCTAGCCTCTGGCTAAGAGATCTTTCGTCAATTTCGTTTCTATCGACTGGTGGCATCATTATGTCACTAATGATATTTGTGACTGTAGCGTGCACCACATTTTTTGGAGGCGTATCTGCTAATCATGTCATCCCGGCTCTTCGGCTACGAAACATACCTCATATCTCTGGCTTGTATATTTTCAGCTATGGTGGTCATATTGTTTTTCCTGATATACATAGGGCCATGAAAGATCCCTCCAAGTTCACCAAG GTATCAATCGTGAGCTTCACATGTGTGACATTGCTATATATATCCTTAGGGTTCATGGGTGCCAAACTATTTGGACCAGAAGTAAATTCCCAAATTACCCTCAGCATGCCTCGAGGCCTTATATTCACCAAAATCGCGCTATGGGCAACAGTGTTAACACCAATGACTAAATACGCACTAGAATTTGCACCCTTAGCAATACAACTCGAACACAAGTTTCTTTATTCCATGAAGTCTCAAACCAAAATGATCATAAGGGGTATCGTTGGTTCAATCTTGTTGCTACTTATACTCGTTTTGGCCTTAAGCGTACCATACTTTCAGTACGTTCTTGGCCTAACGGGCTCACTTGTTACTGTGGCTATTGTACTTATTTTACCGTCCGTTTTCTACATCAAGATCTTTTGGAACAATATCTCGAAGCCTGTTTTGGCGCTTAACTTGTTCCTCATTGCAATTGGTTTTCTTCTTAGTGTCTCTGGAACAATTTCGTCTTTGAAGTTGCTTGTGGAGAATTTTGAGAGGGTTCACTCGGCTTCTTAA